From the genome of Bacteroidota bacterium:
GTTGTTCCATTGTAACCATTCATCCCTTGCTGTAGTATGACTTTCATTCGTCGCGGCATTGTATACGAGAATTCTACTTTGTTCAAAACATTGTGCTGATCACTTTGATCGGCAATATTAGATATTGCCAATGTGTATTTTGTTTTCTTTTGATGCTTCGACGTGTAGAGGGTTACTCCATTCTGTTGCATATTCGATACAATTTTTCTGATCGTGATCCCTCCGGAAATGGAATAGTTTGCCGGATTTTCTGCACTCGAACCATTCGTTCCAAGCAAGACCTGCTCATCAAACTGCACATAGAGTGTTGAGTCTGTAAGAATGGAGACTGTATCGACTTTTGGTGCTATTTTGTCGAGTCCGAGATAAACAGAAATTATGTGTGCTGATTGATTATCGGGAAGTCGGACGAACGTGCTTTTGAGCTGTTCATCGTAACCCCATGCTTTAATGGAGTAATTACGAACACTGTCTGAAGAAACATATGAAATCAATTGTCCATCAACTGTTACGGAGTCGGGCATATGAGTGAAACAAAAATCAGCAATATAATCTCGTACGGGAGTAACATATGAACCTGCAGGAGCACCGATAGAGATTGTTGCTTTATCATTATTTCGTTGATGTGAGAATATTCTGTTTGTATGGATTCCTTTTTCATAATCATAATTCGTTCCATTATCCTCATAGAGAATCGTTGATCCCGATCCAATTCCAAAACCTTTTAAGACGAGAATGTTCTGTGTGTTCGGATCATCCACAAATGCTCCTACCTTTGCAGTTGGAATAACCGATCCGGATTTGATGAAATACGGGATATCTTCTTTTGTCACCGAAACGTTAACATATGCTGGCCCATTAAAAACTTGTCCGGTAACAGCATCAATCCATTCTCCTTCAGGAAAATACACATTGGCAACAGTAGCTCCCTGTGCGACGATTGGGTAAACGAGCATGTTATCGCCAAACATCCATTCGCTGGATATATTGATGACTTTCGCATCCTGAGGATAGTCAAAGATCAAGGGACGAACCATGGGAATTCCGAGCTCATGAGTTTTTCGAGCTGCAGAATAAATATATGGGAGAAGTTCGTACCGCAAACGGATATATTTTTTTGCGATCGCTTCCGCTTCGGTTCCATAATTCCACGGTTCCCGTTCCTGATTCAATGTTCCATGCACCCTGAAGATCGGAACAAACGCGCCAAACTGAATCCATCGGTAATAATTTTCCGGTGTAGGATTGCCATTGAATCCTCCGATGTCCATTCCCCACCACGGAACACCGAGATTGATGCTGGAGAGCATAAACAGGCGTTGATTTGCCATACTGGCAAAACCTGTATTGATATCTCCAGACCATAAGCCATAAGCGTACCGTTGTGCCCCCAGATAAAAATTTCGATTCAGTGAAAAAACTCTTCGATCATTAAATAAGCGTTGCCCTTCGTATTCTGATGATTCCATATAAAGAGTCATCAAATTTCCGCCATACTCATCACTCTCATCATTCCAATATCCGATAATGCCATTTTGATATGCACCGCCTTTATTCACGAACGAATCCCAATACCAATTCCGTGTTTCCTTTTTTCGAAAATCTAATCTTCCAACTTGTTTTCCGCTGAAATAGTCATTGACATAATCAATGAAGAGGCCATTGTCTTTCGCGTAATTTCCTTGAACAGTTCCTGTGTGGATACGAGGTTTACGAATTCCCATAAGTTTTAATCCGACAGAATCCATGTCATGTTTTAATTGACCAGAAGGGGCGGAAGGAAACTTATCACCGAAACGGAATTCACCATAATTATCTGAACCCCATGCCATCCAATCAAAATCCAGAATGTAAGCATCAATCGGAATTTCTTTTGTACGGTAGGATTGAACATTCGACCGTAATTCATTTTCATCTATTCCCCATTCTGTATTCATAAATCCAAATGTATACTTCGGAGGCATCGGCGCTCTACCGGAAACATCCGTCATTCCTTTAAAGATTTCCTTTGGGGTTCCAAAAAGGAAAAATACATTAATATCAATTTTATTGGTTTCCGAACTCTGCACATATTGTACGCTCGATCCTGAAATTGAAATCGACCCTCCATCGGTATCCATCATCATCCCCCAACCATCTGTTGTCCAGACAAAGGGTGCTCCTGCGCCACCTTGAGCTCCAGCATCAATCTTTGCTCCATTGTTCTTGGTGAGACTTCCGGTAGCATTGTTATCGATGCCGTAAAAATTATTACCGATTGCGTGCAGAAAAAGTCCGTTGGAAATAAATCCGCCGCTTGCCGGTTCATTAAAAAGGAGTTTACCGCTTGATTCGTATCCCGCAAAACGAAGCGGTGATCGATGTATTTCAAGTAAAAATTTGCTCGTTTTATAGATGATAGGATCAGATGAGGTGTCGATGATTGCTGAAGAGTATGTCCAATTTGTATCACCCAAAACTGGCGTATCATTATTTTTTATACGATTCGGTCGGAAATTTACCTGGACCACATTATCGGATATAGCCCTGATGACTACTTGGTCTGAAGTGCAGTTTAGTATCAGTTGATTCTGTCGGATCTGAATCTCAGTCAGATTTCCGATCCCCTGTGCAATCGAAAGTGAAGAGATAAAACATAAAGTGAGAGAAATACGGAGTGTAAATCCAAAGGTACTTTTCATAATGTAAATTCTATCTTTGATAGTGAGTAGAGTGAGATATCCTAATCTAAAAAAAGATATATTAATATACTCAATTTGTTCAGCCATTCATATTTGAAGGAGTCGATGGAGCTGCATTTTCCAAGCGCGTTACAAAATTGAAAAATTACTATGAGCAAACAATACGATATAATAATTGTAGGGGGAGGAATTATTGGTTTGGCGACCGCACTACAAATTCACATTAAACAGTCATCGCGTAAAATTCTCATCCTCGAAAAAGAATCTGTTGTTGCTCAACATCAAACCAGTCATAACAGCGGAGTAATCCATTCAGGCATCTATTACAAGCCGGGAAGTCTGAAAGCCAAAAATTGTGTAAGCGGTTATCAAAAGATGGTGCAATTTTGTCGAGAAAATGAAATTAAACACGAAATATGTGGCAAGATCATCGTTGCAACATCTGACCAAGAAATTCCTCAAT
Proteins encoded in this window:
- a CDS encoding TIM-barrel domain-containing protein, encoding MKSTFGFTLRISLTLCFISSLSIAQGIGNLTEIQIRQNQLILNCTSDQVVIRAISDNVVQVNFRPNRIKNNDTPVLGDTNWTYSSAIIDTSSDPIIYKTSKFLLEIHRSPLRFAGYESSGKLLFNEPASGGFISNGLFLHAIGNNFYGIDNNATGSLTKNNGAKIDAGAQGGAGAPFVWTTDGWGMMMDTDGGSISISGSSVQYVQSSETNKIDINVFFLFGTPKEIFKGMTDVSGRAPMPPKYTFGFMNTEWGIDENELRSNVQSYRTKEIPIDAYILDFDWMAWGSDNYGEFRFGDKFPSAPSGQLKHDMDSVGLKLMGIRKPRIHTGTVQGNYAKDNGLFIDYVNDYFSGKQVGRLDFRKKETRNWYWDSFVNKGGAYQNGIIGYWNDESDEYGGNLMTLYMESSEYEGQRLFNDRRVFSLNRNFYLGAQRYAYGLWSGDINTGFASMANQRLFMLSSINLGVPWWGMDIGGFNGNPTPENYYRWIQFGAFVPIFRVHGTLNQEREPWNYGTEAEAIAKKYIRLRYELLPYIYSAARKTHELGIPMVRPLIFDYPQDAKVINISSEWMFGDNMLVYPIVAQGATVANVYFPEGEWIDAVTGQVFNGPAYVNVSVTKEDIPYFIKSGSVIPTAKVGAFVDDPNTQNILVLKGFGIGSGSTILYEDNGTNYDYEKGIHTNRIFSHQRNNDKATISIGAPAGSYVTPVRDYIADFCFTHMPDSVTVDGQLISYVSSDSVRNYSIKAWGYDEQLKSTFVRLPDNQSAHIISVYLGLDKIAPKVDTVSILTDSTLYVQFDEQVLLGTNGSSAENPANYSISGGITIRKIVSNMQQNGVTLYTSKHQKKTKYTLAISNIADQSDQHNVLNKVEFSYTMPRRMKVILQQGMNGYNGTTDTHIAEYMPNNNMGGNDLFEACRFGGSSNNDDKSALIRFDLTGIKIVDSSLVKAELLLTLADNRNGSIEKQLASYRVLTPWNEGTKSGIDGSLADPEMVTWNSAKYNVLTWNTAGGDITPSYSSVVTVNSNTQSEFAWDITDYVHYWKTNPAENFGILLKEPDPIAQNGTKVFYSKENSSSAVRPQLIFTYKDDIDDIGLSVHNGASVILPENFQLEQNYPNPFNPITTIRYAVPYSAHVKLTIHDILGREIAMLMDNEQSAGWKELQWNANNVSSGVYFYRLQSGGFAEMKKSLLLK